One part of the Fusibacter sp. A1 genome encodes these proteins:
- a CDS encoding SAM-dependent methyltransferase has product MSEIHSLFALALRQGEFVEAVFSNVRKKSLATYKKLLVRPVDIKGNYLIQLEYHYDKKVMHENLEPGEAAIVLEGLMEGYFKQAMVHTVNADFHMLSNKKAVVKILEKKPTKSLVSYAHNQKKQYVLEEDVAHDFLVELGIMSEEGQVFKKKYNKFKQINRYLEILEDAIKSVKFDEVVRVVDFGCGKAYLTFAMYYYFVVLKNQPVEIIGLDLKADVIAHLTEIKERLGYDSLIFKQGDIKNFNWDKQPDIVVSLHACDTATDEAIGKAIEWDTKVIMAVPCCQHEAYTQIAQPEQQLLLKHGILKERFAAMTTDALRANLMEIMGYQTVVMEFIDMEHTPKNLMIRGINSGVKKPEMLDEFKKFTGYWSLRPHLERLLSKQLKEMLMDKE; this is encoded by the coding sequence ATGAGTGAAATACATAGTTTGTTCGCACTTGCATTAAGGCAGGGAGAGTTTGTAGAGGCGGTTTTTTCAAACGTACGCAAAAAGTCGCTGGCGACCTACAAGAAGCTGCTTGTTCGACCGGTGGATATCAAGGGGAACTATCTGATTCAACTCGAGTATCACTACGACAAGAAGGTGATGCACGAAAATCTAGAACCAGGCGAGGCTGCCATAGTGCTTGAAGGCCTCATGGAAGGCTATTTCAAACAAGCGATGGTCCATACGGTGAACGCCGACTTCCACATGCTTTCGAATAAGAAGGCGGTTGTAAAGATACTGGAAAAGAAACCTACGAAATCTTTGGTGAGCTACGCGCACAATCAAAAAAAACAGTATGTGCTTGAAGAGGACGTAGCCCATGATTTTTTAGTGGAACTCGGAATCATGTCTGAAGAAGGCCAGGTGTTCAAAAAGAAATACAACAAGTTCAAACAGATCAACAGGTATCTTGAAATACTCGAAGATGCCATAAAGTCTGTGAAGTTTGACGAAGTTGTCAGGGTGGTCGATTTTGGATGCGGTAAAGCCTACCTGACGTTTGCCATGTACTACTATTTTGTGGTGCTCAAGAATCAGCCGGTAGAAATCATAGGACTGGACCTTAAGGCGGATGTCATCGCACATTTGACTGAAATCAAAGAAAGGCTTGGATATGATTCTCTGATTTTCAAGCAAGGGGATATCAAAAATTTTAACTGGGACAAACAACCCGACATCGTCGTATCTCTTCATGCCTGCGATACCGCAACGGATGAGGCGATCGGCAAGGCGATAGAATGGGATACCAAAGTGATCATGGCTGTTCCTTGCTGCCAACACGAGGCCTATACTCAGATCGCTCAGCCCGAACAGCAGCTGCTGCTTAAGCATGGCATATTGAAAGAGCGTTTCGCTGCGATGACAACAGATGCCCTGCGTGCGAATCTAATGGAGATCATGGGTTATCAGACCGTCGTGATGGAATTCATCGATATGGAGCATACGCCTAAGAACCTGATGATCCGCGGTATCAACTCGGGTGTCAAAAAACCGGAAATGCTTGATGAGTTCAAGAAGTTTACCGGGTACTGGTCCTTGAGACCTCATCTGGAAAGACTCTTGTCGAAACAATTGAAAGAAATGTTGATGGATAAGGAATAA
- a CDS encoding ferritin family protein produces MDIYQMAMNMELEGKAFYLDLKEKATDRSIQTIFGLLAEEEQKHHDLIRAMKQNTAQLPTSEKLDLAEGFFNELIVNALSFTTQTSVIDAYKEAKHLEENSIAFYKQEILKAKKAIDKAVLLKIYYEEKKHKLLLENLIEFLSESEIQIDSAEFDRLESKDYL; encoded by the coding sequence ATGGATATCTATCAAATGGCAATGAACATGGAACTTGAAGGCAAGGCATTCTACCTTGATTTAAAAGAAAAAGCGACAGACCGCTCGATCCAGACCATCTTCGGACTTCTTGCAGAAGAAGAGCAGAAGCATCATGACCTGATCCGGGCGATGAAACAGAATACCGCACAGCTGCCTACAAGTGAGAAACTAGACCTTGCAGAAGGGTTCTTCAACGAACTTATTGTGAATGCGCTGAGTTTCACAACTCAAACTTCTGTGATTGACGCTTATAAGGAAGCGAAGCACTTGGAAGAAAATTCGATCGCATTTTACAAGCAGGAGATTTTAAAAGCAAAAAAAGCGATTGACAAGGCGGTTCTACTTAAAATCTATTACGAGGAAAAGAAGCACAAGTTACTGCTTGAAAATTTGATTGAGTTCTTGTCTGAATCGGAAATACAGATCGATTCGGCTGAATTTGATAGATTAGAGAGTAAGGATTACTTATAA
- a CDS encoding RnfABCDGE type electron transport complex subunit D yields the protein MIIIYELLGIKFLKQAMMRKVVYALVPIIIASIYFFGWRSIVMMALASAVGVLTEWIFEKKKNKPVSEAVYVTAILYTLTLPVRTPLWIVAVGMIFGIVFGKEVFGGFGRNVFNPALVGRAFVYVSFPAFLTGQWTAPFTDIAGGFTKFMGTPIDDLASATPMLIFRATGEMADLSKLFIGNISGSLGETSAVLILLAGLYLLKTKTASWETMLSTLLSFLIFNSAFYLLGAEAVPNPLFGLLSGGILFAAVFMATDPISSPKTKEAKFIYGAIIGLVTVVIRGFALFAGGVMFAILIGNTFAPILDETVKYLKKRKKERG from the coding sequence GTGATTATTATTTACGAACTACTAGGCATCAAGTTCCTAAAGCAAGCAATGATGCGCAAGGTGGTCTATGCGCTTGTTCCAATCATTATCGCATCCATCTATTTTTTTGGATGGCGTTCGATTGTAATGATGGCGCTTGCTTCTGCCGTCGGCGTACTGACCGAATGGATCTTCGAAAAGAAAAAGAACAAACCCGTATCGGAAGCGGTCTATGTGACAGCAATCCTATACACGCTTACCCTACCGGTCAGAACGCCGCTTTGGATCGTCGCTGTCGGGATGATCTTTGGCATCGTATTCGGCAAAGAGGTTTTCGGTGGATTTGGACGTAACGTGTTCAATCCGGCTCTTGTGGGTAGGGCCTTTGTCTATGTCAGTTTTCCCGCGTTTTTAACCGGCCAGTGGACAGCACCATTCACAGACATTGCTGGAGGATTCACAAAATTCATGGGCACACCGATCGACGACCTCGCTTCTGCGACACCCATGTTGATTTTTAGGGCGACAGGTGAAATGGCCGATCTTTCAAAACTTTTCATAGGCAATATCTCCGGATCGCTTGGTGAAACAAGCGCTGTACTTATATTACTTGCAGGGCTTTACCTCCTTAAAACAAAAACAGCCTCATGGGAAACCATGCTTTCGACGCTGCTAAGCTTTTTGATTTTCAATAGCGCGTTTTACCTATTAGGCGCCGAGGCGGTTCCTAACCCGCTATTCGGACTACTTTCCGGAGGAATCCTCTTCGCGGCGGTCTTTATGGCGACAGATCCGATATCCTCACCAAAGACAAAAGAGGCCAAGTTCATCTACGGAGCCATCATAGGGCTTGTGACAGTCGTCATAAGGGGGTTCGCCCTTTTCGCAGGCGGAGTCATGTTCGCCATCTTAATCGGCAACACCTTCGCACCGATATTGGATGAGACGGTCAAATACCTTAAAAAGAGAAAAAAGGAAAGAGGGTGA
- a CDS encoding FMN-binding protein: MAKKKKQILYPVFFMILITVIFVSALAVINEATKEIIAKQEALKVKENILYVFGLTHDPTPEATEAAYDLYIEEKSVVDQQVFYASKDGTQLGYAFVISGPGLWGSMTGYAAVSNDLDAILGISFVSHSETPGLGGRVDEDWFKDQFRGIAISKDSDSAVFRPAPEGNVDAITGATLTSESVRVIINTDIIDFITNYGGDL, from the coding sequence ATGGCTAAAAAGAAAAAGCAAATCCTTTACCCTGTTTTCTTCATGATCCTGATCACCGTGATTTTTGTAAGCGCGCTTGCGGTCATCAATGAGGCTACAAAAGAGATTATCGCTAAGCAAGAAGCGCTAAAAGTAAAAGAGAACATCCTATATGTGTTCGGTTTGACACACGACCCGACGCCCGAAGCCACTGAAGCCGCATATGATCTTTATATCGAGGAAAAATCAGTCGTGGACCAGCAGGTCTTCTATGCCAGTAAGGACGGAACACAGTTGGGATACGCCTTTGTCATCAGCGGCCCCGGTCTTTGGGGATCCATGACAGGATACGCGGCAGTATCAAACGACTTAGATGCGATTCTTGGAATCAGCTTCGTGAGCCATTCTGAAACACCGGGCTTAGGTGGCAGGGTCGACGAGGACTGGTTCAAGGACCAATTTAGGGGAATCGCCATTTCTAAAGATTCCGACTCCGCCGTATTTAGACCCGCCCCTGAAGGAAATGTCGACGCCATAACGGGTGCGACGCTTACTTCCGAGTCGGTTCGGGTGATCATCAACACGGACATCATCGATTTCATCACAAACTACGGGGGTGATTTATAA
- a CDS encoding NADH:ubiquinone reductase (Na(+)-transporting) subunit D, whose translation MASKAQKVIHMGLIKDNPVFRQILGICSALAVTNLMMNSLIMGIGLMFVTAFSSLTVSLIRQFTPKHIRMMVQTLIIAAYVIIVDIILKAYMPEMSKALGPYVGLIITNCIIMGRAESFAQNNTPIISFVDGLAMGGGYAAVLLAIATVRELLGFGSLFGINILGDAWVNWTLMIMPPGAFFMLGIVIWISKNVFPDVEATDAKGGAK comes from the coding sequence ATGGCTTCTAAAGCACAGAAAGTGATTCATATGGGACTCATCAAGGACAATCCCGTCTTCAGACAAATCTTGGGTATCTGTTCGGCACTCGCTGTAACCAACCTGATGATGAACTCGCTGATTATGGGAATAGGCCTTATGTTCGTAACCGCCTTCTCATCACTTACCGTATCGCTGATAAGACAGTTCACTCCAAAACATATAAGAATGATGGTACAGACACTTATCATCGCCGCCTACGTGATTATCGTAGACATCATACTCAAGGCCTACATGCCAGAAATGAGCAAAGCGCTTGGACCTTATGTCGGTCTCATCATTACAAACTGCATCATCATGGGCCGTGCGGAATCCTTTGCGCAAAACAACACTCCGATTATCTCGTTTGTAGACGGTCTGGCCATGGGTGGCGGCTATGCGGCCGTTCTGCTTGCAATCGCGACTGTCAGAGAACTTCTAGGTTTCGGTTCACTCTTTGGAATCAACATACTCGGCGATGCGTGGGTCAACTGGACACTCATGATCATGCCTCCTGGAGCATTTTTCATGCTTGGAATCGTAATCTGGATCAGCAAGAACGTCTTCCCTGACGTTGAAGCGACCGACGCGAAAGGTGGTGCAAAATAA
- a CDS encoding NADH:ubiquinone reductase (Na(+)-transporting) subunit E has product MLEINPLIIFFAAIFTNNMIMSNFLGMCSFIAVSSEIKTSLSLGQAVTFVLTFTTLLNYMVYHYILVPLGIEYLRYIVFIIVIAAFTQLVEMIIDRYFPTLYHALGIFLPLITVNCAILGVSLFMIIRDYNLMQSLAFGVGSGLGWTLAIVTMAGIRQKIKNNPIPKGLEGPGITLIITGLMALAFIGFSGIVQIQ; this is encoded by the coding sequence ATGCTAGAAATCAATCCTCTAATCATCTTCTTCGCAGCGATCTTCACAAACAACATGATCATGTCCAATTTCCTTGGAATGTGCTCCTTTATCGCAGTATCCAGTGAGATCAAGACCTCGCTTAGCCTTGGACAGGCAGTGACTTTTGTTCTGACCTTCACCACGCTCTTAAACTACATGGTCTATCACTATATACTCGTACCGCTCGGTATCGAGTACTTGAGATACATCGTGTTCATCATCGTCATCGCCGCCTTCACCCAGCTGGTGGAAATGATCATCGACAGATACTTCCCTACGCTTTATCATGCGTTAGGTATCTTTTTACCGCTGATCACTGTAAACTGCGCGATCCTTGGCGTATCGCTGTTCATGATCATCAGAGACTACAACCTGATGCAGTCACTCGCATTCGGCGTAGGATCGGGTCTTGGCTGGACGCTTGCCATTGTCACTATGGCGGGTATCAGACAGAAGATTAAAAACAATCCTATTCCTAAAGGCCTTGAGGGTCCTGGAATCACGCTAATCATAACCGGCCTGATGGCACTGGCCTTTATCGGCTTTAGTGGCATTGTGCAAATTCAATAG
- a CDS encoding NADH:ubiquinone reductase (Na(+)-transporting) subunit F: MNDILTTVISISAISGTLALLLSIANRTIANYGDKKMLINNEKELIVDGGDTLLSSLIENEIFIPSACGGKGSCGYCKVKVLEGGGEVLPTELGYLTKEDQDGGVRLSCQCKVKEDISIEIPEELFNVKQYDYTVKQNNLVNSTIKHLVLDLPAGKEIDFKPGQYIQILTPTYKGNDEEVYRAYSLASPPSQKHTIELFIGLIPEGICTTYVHTLLKEGQKLTVVGPFGDFYYRESEREMVMVAIGTGMAPIMSILRHMHENKIHRKCTFFFSARNKQELYMMDKIAEFEKDMPNFKFIYSLTRATDEDQWEGDKVRVPDLIKKYLENGANKEAYMCGSPKMIDSAAEALVEIGMEEAFIYYDKFE; encoded by the coding sequence ATGAATGACATTCTAACAACCGTTATCTCCATATCGGCAATTTCTGGAACCCTCGCTCTCCTGCTTTCCATTGCGAACAGGACCATTGCCAACTACGGCGACAAGAAGATGCTGATCAACAACGAAAAGGAACTGATCGTCGACGGCGGTGACACACTGCTCAGCTCGCTGATCGAGAACGAAATTTTCATTCCCTCCGCATGTGGCGGCAAGGGAAGCTGCGGCTACTGCAAGGTCAAGGTGCTTGAAGGAGGCGGAGAAGTCCTGCCTACAGAGCTTGGTTATCTGACAAAAGAAGATCAGGACGGTGGAGTTAGACTAAGCTGTCAGTGTAAAGTCAAAGAAGACATCTCCATTGAGATACCCGAAGAACTCTTCAATGTGAAGCAGTATGACTATACGGTAAAACAGAACAACCTAGTCAATTCAACAATCAAACACTTGGTTCTTGATCTGCCTGCCGGAAAAGAAATCGACTTCAAGCCCGGCCAGTACATTCAGATACTGACCCCGACCTATAAGGGCAACGATGAAGAGGTCTATAGGGCATATTCCCTTGCCTCGCCTCCAAGCCAGAAGCATACGATCGAACTCTTTATCGGTCTCATACCTGAGGGTATATGCACGACCTATGTGCACACGCTTTTAAAAGAGGGTCAAAAGTTGACCGTTGTCGGTCCCTTTGGTGATTTCTATTATAGGGAAAGCGAGAGGGAGATGGTCATGGTGGCCATAGGAACAGGCATGGCTCCGATCATGTCTATTCTGAGACATATGCACGAAAACAAGATCCACAGAAAATGCACCTTCTTCTTCAGTGCCAGGAACAAACAGGAGCTTTATATGATGGATAAGATCGCGGAATTTGAAAAGGACATGCCTAACTTCAAATTCATCTATTCCCTCACAAGAGCCACCGACGAAGACCAATGGGAAGGCGACAAGGTCAGAGTGCCTGATCTGATTAAGAAGTATCTTGAAAACGGAGCAAACAAAGAAGCCTACATGTGCGGTAGCCCCAAAATGATCGATTCAGCGGCAGAGGCCTTGGTCGAGATAGGAATGGAAGAAGCCTTCATCTACT